The following coding sequences lie in one Thermodesulforhabdaceae bacterium genomic window:
- the lptE gene encoding LPS assembly lipoprotein LptE, translating into MLRKFIVILLVAITAGGCGYQIVGTEKLASRGVYAVAVPVFDNRTTEPEAEFIFTEALRQEFLKRGGVKLTDVKNADVIFRGKIIRLAATDVAHNRFNQAIESRFFVTVDVRCEDRRTGKILWQDNQLTFSRSYPYGTTAFDSYQGRRAALEYIAQQIAERIYDRFMVALRQ; encoded by the coding sequence ATGCTCAGAAAATTTATCGTTATACTTTTAGTGGCTATCACTGCGGGAGGGTGCGGTTACCAAATTGTGGGAACCGAAAAACTTGCCTCTCGTGGTGTTTATGCCGTAGCTGTGCCGGTGTTTGATAACAGAACCACAGAGCCGGAAGCTGAATTCATATTTACCGAAGCTTTGAGACAGGAATTTCTTAAGCGCGGTGGAGTGAAGCTTACGGATGTAAAAAATGCCGATGTTATTTTTAGGGGAAAGATCATCAGGCTTGCCGCTACGGATGTTGCTCATAATCGCTTCAACCAGGCGATAGAATCTCGCTTTTTTGTAACGGTTGATGTTCGTTGCGAAGATCGCCGCACTGGAAAAATACTGTGGCAGGATAACCAGCTCACCTTTTCGAGATCCTATCCCTATGGAACCACGGCTTTTGACTCTTATCAGGGAAGACGGGCAGCTCTTGAATACATTGCTCAACAAATCGCCGAGCGAATTTACGATCGTTTCATGGTGGCTTTGCGGCAATAG
- the holA gene encoding DNA polymerase III subunit delta → MNGSGEQVFLRSLENGEFFPIYVFEGERFFIEQGWKDLGDALERVYGVGRVFRKKISLANIGEEELASFLYTSPLGYSGKLIWLDDLRGIGKEVLKVLMRFFDRPASRTYLVVTLDADSKTTKELIDAARKANSLYVKFSAPKSHQLPRWIQARAKRFGKQISPEGARLIAEVTGADFYAIDSELEKLAVAVGNRKVITEDDLALFLSGARLSSSFEVMDLLASGRRGDALLMLSELLERGEQPIAFLGLLARHVRLLWQVKSAESCGKSLEEIKLLVGLPEFVVSRLMEQGRSFTETQLRELHRGLYEADLKLKTTSIPPLHVLTPILERMKKTAWK, encoded by the coding sequence ATGAACGGATCAGGTGAACAGGTCTTTTTGAGAAGCCTTGAGAATGGCGAGTTCTTTCCGATTTATGTATTCGAAGGAGAGCGGTTTTTTATTGAACAGGGCTGGAAGGATCTCGGGGATGCTCTTGAGCGGGTTTATGGGGTGGGAAGAGTTTTTCGTAAAAAGATCTCTTTAGCAAACATTGGCGAAGAAGAGCTTGCGAGTTTTTTATACACCTCACCTTTAGGATATTCTGGAAAACTTATTTGGCTGGACGATCTTCGGGGCATCGGTAAGGAAGTCCTTAAGGTTTTGATGCGATTCTTCGATCGCCCGGCATCTAGAACTTACCTTGTGGTTACTCTGGATGCGGATTCGAAGACCACAAAAGAACTTATCGACGCTGCCCGCAAAGCCAATTCTCTTTACGTGAAGTTTTCTGCCCCGAAGTCACATCAACTTCCACGCTGGATTCAGGCTAGAGCGAAACGCTTTGGGAAGCAGATTTCTCCTGAAGGCGCCCGCTTGATCGCCGAAGTTACAGGTGCCGACTTTTACGCCATTGATTCCGAACTTGAAAAGCTTGCTGTCGCTGTGGGTAATCGTAAGGTTATAACCGAAGATGATCTGGCACTTTTTCTCTCCGGCGCGAGATTGTCATCTTCTTTTGAAGTGATGGATCTTCTGGCTTCGGGAAGGCGAGGAGATGCTCTTCTTATGCTTTCGGAACTTCTGGAAAGGGGCGAGCAGCCCATAGCTTTTCTTGGACTTCTTGCACGTCATGTGCGGCTTTTGTGGCAGGTTAAGTCTGCTGAAAGTTGTGGTAAAAGTCTTGAGGAAATCAAGCTTCTTGTGGGGCTTCCCGAGTTTGTAGTTTCACGGCTTATGGAGCAGGGCAGGTCTTTTACGGAAACCCAGCTTCGAGAACTCCACAGAGGGCTTTACGAAGCGGATTTGAAGCTTAAGACCACGTCTATTCCTCCTCTGCACGTCTTGACCCCAATTCTGGAACGCATGAAAAAGACGGCTTGGAAATGA
- a CDS encoding ABC transporter permease: MISIGMLKDVWAFRGFVFSSVKREFYSRFVNARFGIVWLVLHPLAMILIYTLVFAELMKPSLPGKSSKFAYSVYLCSGLLTWSLFSELLSRSIGIFVHNAHLLKKIHFPKLCLPLVVIFTSLLDFAIIMTIFLVFLLATGEFPGVVVIGIFPPLAVLIAFTIGFGIFLGVINVFYRDVEQTMRIVLQFWFWLTPIVYFDKSLPNVAKHLLAINPVWPVIDAMHRIFVEGAYPQWETLIYPCVLSVVMVFLGMFSFWRLQGEIVDEL, translated from the coding sequence ATGATATCCATCGGTATGTTAAAGGATGTGTGGGCATTTAGGGGCTTTGTGTTCTCCAGTGTTAAGCGAGAATTTTACTCCCGGTTTGTGAACGCTCGCTTCGGCATCGTATGGCTTGTGCTTCACCCTCTTGCCATGATTTTGATTTATACGCTTGTCTTTGCTGAACTCATGAAGCCGTCTCTTCCTGGCAAATCTTCTAAATTTGCTTACAGCGTCTATTTATGTTCGGGACTTCTTACATGGAGTCTTTTTTCTGAACTTCTCAGCCGCTCAATTGGTATCTTTGTCCACAATGCCCATCTTCTTAAGAAGATCCATTTTCCTAAATTGTGTCTTCCTCTGGTTGTTATCTTTACGAGCCTTCTCGATTTCGCCATTATCATGACTATATTCCTCGTTTTTCTACTCGCCACCGGAGAATTCCCCGGTGTAGTAGTGATAGGAATTTTCCCGCCTCTTGCGGTTTTGATAGCTTTTACTATCGGGTTTGGAATCTTTCTGGGGGTTATAAACGTTTTCTACCGTGATGTGGAACAGACCATGAGGATTGTTCTTCAGTTCTGGTTCTGGTTAACACCGATAGTTTACTTTGACAAAAGCCTTCCCAATGTAGCAAAGCATCTTCTTGCGATAAATCCCGTATGGCCTGTAATTGATGCCATGCACAGGATTTTCGTTGAAGGCGCTTATCCTCAATGGGAGACGCTTATTTATCCTTGTGTTCTTTCTGTGGTTATGGTTTTTCTCGGAATGTTTTCTTTCTGGAGGCTTCAGGGCGAAATTGTGGATGAACTGTGA
- a CDS encoding ABC transporter ATP-binding protein, whose protein sequence is MGYIRVRNLGKAYKRYRSKYGRLLEWLRLGVHHELRWVLRNVSFDVEPGEAVGIIGVNGAGKSTLLKIIAGVVKPTTGFVEVGGRVSALLELGTGFHPDFTGRENVYMSGQLRGLTKKELDAKIEEIEDFAEIGDYFDQPVRVYSSGMQVRLAFSVATAVRPDILIVDEALSVGDAYFQHKSFDRIRQFRDAGTTLLFVSHSPGAVKTLCNRAILLDSGVVIKDDLPDATLDYYNALIAKHEEHRKIMQVEMETGKKSTRSGNNKVSISSVEMLQNGSPVRAVMSGEPVVIRVQCMSHEFVDELTVGILIRDRLGNDIFGTNTWHYDLSLKNVEPGKTLQVDFYFPHLDLGAGSYSLTVALHKSASHVAGNYDWWDRALVFQVVPDSGPRFIGSCKLEAIPEWHEPVNAVYDQSGAVRKL, encoded by the coding sequence ATGGGATATATCAGGGTTAGAAATTTAGGAAAAGCTTACAAGCGCTACAGATCAAAGTATGGCAGACTGTTGGAATGGCTCAGGCTGGGAGTGCACCACGAACTCAGATGGGTGCTTCGAAATGTTAGTTTTGACGTAGAACCCGGCGAAGCCGTTGGTATTATCGGCGTAAACGGGGCGGGAAAGTCCACCCTTCTCAAGATTATCGCGGGAGTGGTAAAGCCAACCACGGGTTTTGTTGAAGTTGGAGGGCGAGTTTCGGCTCTTTTAGAGCTCGGCACGGGTTTTCATCCTGATTTTACGGGTCGAGAAAATGTTTATATGTCCGGTCAACTTCGAGGTCTTACCAAAAAAGAGCTGGATGCCAAGATAGAAGAAATAGAAGACTTCGCCGAAATTGGCGATTACTTTGACCAGCCTGTGCGTGTTTATTCCAGCGGCATGCAAGTGCGGCTTGCTTTTTCTGTAGCAACGGCAGTAAGACCGGATATTTTGATTGTGGATGAAGCGCTTAGCGTCGGGGATGCCTACTTTCAGCACAAAAGCTTTGATCGCATTCGGCAGTTTAGAGATGCTGGAACAACTCTTCTTTTTGTATCGCACAGCCCTGGAGCTGTAAAAACTCTCTGCAACCGTGCGATACTTCTTGATAGCGGCGTAGTAATTAAAGATGACCTTCCGGATGCTACACTTGATTACTACAATGCTCTTATTGCCAAACATGAAGAGCATCGTAAGATAATGCAAGTAGAAATGGAAACGGGCAAGAAATCAACCCGTTCAGGTAATAATAAAGTCTCTATTTCTTCCGTTGAAATGCTCCAGAATGGTTCGCCGGTGCGAGCGGTAATGAGTGGAGAACCGGTGGTAATCCGTGTTCAGTGTATGTCACATGAGTTTGTTGATGAACTTACTGTGGGAATTCTGATACGTGATCGCCTGGGAAACGATATTTTCGGGACAAACACCTGGCATTATGACTTGAGTTTGAAAAATGTAGAACCCGGCAAAACGCTGCAGGTTGATTTTTATTTCCCTCATCTTGACCTTGGTGCTGGAAGCTACAGCCTTACAGTAGCTCTTCATAAGAGTGCCTCTCATGTGGCGGGTAACTATGATTGGTGGGATAGAGCATTGGTATTCCAGGTGGTGCCTGACAGTGGGCCTCGATTTATAGGGAGTTGTAAACTGGAGGCAATTCCTGAATGGCATGAGCCAGTTAACGCAGTATATGATCAATCTGGAGCCGTTAGGAAACTATGA
- a CDS encoding methyltransferase domain-containing protein produces MTINSNFYKAFEDRHRGSRELIKDRLRQYLPFIVPLKDIYDELATCDLGCGRGEWLELMKENGFSPVGVDIDPGMLEACYERNLPAIHYDAVEYLKTLESESQVAVTAFHLVEHIPFERVQVIVEESLRVLKPGGLLILETPNPENIVVATRNFYLDPTHQRPIPSKLLSFVCEYYGFARVKVLRLQEAKDVAQNLAPDLANVLSSVSPDYSVVAQKSADPEILRLFDDAFNREYGLSLDTLVDRFDNRLEQVDTKIYEILHDLKEKWQETVKRNEELSYKLGILSEAKKNVEEKLERERETSSELKRFFDEARKEVEDERARVRELEERWKESERRIEELFYQVGVLSEVKKNLEEELERERRASSELQRFLDEARKEVEEERARVRKVEEELGFEKSRRHELESKYAALEHTVNAIYDSWSWRITYPLRLGLDVLRAIKKAFFYSVFKIWQIVTYPPKWILARAIKFVLRRPGLREFLHRQQIRFPRIYWGLYNFAVSRGIFADETIQTTMNSVSCLPSNTESDPVHKLSPRALQIYKRLKRAVEYYQSKVS; encoded by the coding sequence ATGACTATTAATAGCAATTTTTACAAAGCCTTTGAGGATCGTCATCGAGGATCGAGAGAGCTTATCAAAGATCGTCTGAGGCAGTATTTGCCCTTTATAGTGCCTCTTAAAGACATATACGATGAACTGGCAACCTGCGATTTGGGATGCGGCCGCGGTGAGTGGCTGGAGTTAATGAAGGAAAACGGTTTTAGTCCTGTTGGAGTTGATATAGATCCTGGAATGCTTGAGGCTTGTTATGAAAGAAATCTTCCTGCCATCCATTATGATGCTGTTGAATATCTTAAAACTCTTGAATCTGAAAGCCAGGTGGCTGTAACAGCATTTCATCTTGTAGAGCATATTCCTTTTGAAAGAGTTCAGGTTATTGTGGAAGAGTCGCTGCGGGTTTTAAAACCGGGGGGGCTTTTGATTTTAGAAACTCCCAACCCTGAAAATATCGTGGTTGCTACTCGCAATTTCTATCTAGACCCAACCCATCAGCGACCCATACCTTCAAAGCTGCTTTCTTTTGTGTGTGAATACTACGGATTTGCTCGAGTAAAGGTTTTGCGTCTTCAGGAAGCAAAAGATGTGGCTCAGAATTTAGCGCCAGACCTTGCAAATGTTTTGTCTAGCGTAAGCCCCGATTATTCTGTTGTTGCTCAGAAGTCGGCAGATCCAGAGATACTTCGGCTTTTTGATGATGCCTTTAACAGGGAATACGGATTGTCATTGGATACGTTGGTTGATCGCTTCGATAATAGATTGGAGCAGGTGGATACTAAAATCTATGAAATTCTGCATGATTTGAAGGAAAAATGGCAAGAAACGGTTAAAAGGAACGAAGAACTTTCTTATAAGTTAGGTATTTTGAGTGAAGCTAAGAAGAATGTGGAAGAGAAATTGGAGCGTGAGCGAGAAACATCATCTGAGTTGAAAAGGTTTTTTGATGAAGCAAGGAAAGAAGTTGAAGATGAGCGGGCGAGGGTACGGGAGCTGGAAGAGAGGTGGAAAGAATCAGAGAGAAGAATCGAAGAACTGTTTTACCAAGTCGGGGTTTTGAGTGAGGTTAAGAAGAATCTGGAAGAAGAATTGGAGCGTGAACGAAGAGCATCTTCTGAGTTACAGAGGTTTCTTGATGAAGCAAGGAAAGAAGTTGAAGAGGAGCGGGCGAGGGTACGGAAGGTGGAAGAAGAGCTTGGCTTTGAGAAATCAAGAAGACATGAACTGGAATCAAAATATGCCGCTTTAGAACACACTGTTAATGCCATTTATGATAGCTGGTCCTGGCGAATCACTTACCCTCTTAGACTTGGACTTGATGTTTTAAGAGCAATAAAAAAAGCCTTCTTCTACAGTGTTTTCAAAATATGGCAGATTGTTACTTATCCGCCCAAATGGATTCTTGCCAGAGCGATTAAGTTTGTTTTGCGTCGCCCAGGGCTAAGAGAATTTCTCCATAGGCAACAGATCCGCTTTCCGCGGATTTATTGGGGGCTTTACAATTTTGCTGTTAGTAGAGGAATTTTTGCAGATGAAACCATTCAGACAACCATGAATTCTGTATCTTGCTTACCATCAAATACTGAATCGGATCCTGTGCATAAGCTTAGTCCCAGAGCTTTGCAGATTTATAAAAGGCTGAAAAGGGCTGTTGAGTATTATCAGAGTAAAGTTAGTTAG
- a CDS encoding glycosyltransferase, producing MRIVIDMQGAQSESRFRGIGRYTLSFAKAVVRHRGEHEVILALNGLFSDTIEPVRAAFDGLLPQENIRVWQAPGPVREREPGNHTRREMVEKIREAFIASFQPDVIHISSLFEGYVDDAVTSIKTFDPITPVSVTLHDLIPLLNPDHYLNPNPAYREYYLRKISHLKKADLLLGVSESSCREAIKYLDFDPARVVHVGEASGGNFRLIEIKPSDEKSLRDRLGLPKPFLMYLSAFDERKNHLRLIEAWARLPEYVRNQHQLTLVGVTPEHKARFEKYAQKLGLRQSDIVILSWLPDEQLLLLLNLCKAFVFPSWHEGFDLLVLKAMECGKAVIASNTSSLPEVVGREDALFDPFDVKSIASKIEQVLADEDFRKELERHALEQAKKFSWDTCAKRAWEAWESLLLRKTRIINVSKPRPRLAYVSPLPPERSGIADYSAELIPEISRFYEIDVVVAQREVQDDYIRANCSILSVEEFRKVAHSYDRVLYHFGNSVFHSHMFDLLEEIPGVVVLHDFFLSGIQAHRDVHGWSPHAWAKALYASHGYKAVCERYKVNDKAEVVWRYPANLPVLQAALGIIVHSEFSRTLARRWYGDEGVKDWVVIPLLRTPVENIDRDIARRALGFGSDDLLICSFGMLGPTKLNHRLLDAWLSSELAKDPKVHLVFVGENHGGDYGQQLLRKIAASSASDRIRITGWAEHEIYRLYLAAADIGVQLRALSRGETSGTVLDCMNYRLATVVNAHGSLAELDREAVWMLPDEFSDDDLIEALTTLARDADKRHALGMKAQEVIRTRHSPRRCSEQYYEAIEGFYQRAQVGLTGLVNHLAKQHISENDLVCVATSLASNFPPVPRRQLLVDVSALVQTDLKTGIERVTRAILHEWLNNPPEGFQVEPVYATIESQGYRCARRWTSRFLGIPEGWAEDTPVDVWEGDVFIGLDFHAHVVPAQQKFLREWHNRGVLISFIVHDLLPVTMPWVFPEGSGIAHRRWLETISEFDIVVCISRAVADEMASWVTSYGPKRYRPLFIYCSYHGADFQGSVPTTGMPLDAEQVLEKIRSRPSFLMVGTVEPRKGYLQTLAAFDQLWDENVDVNLVIVGNEGWKPLPDHMRRDIPETVNKLRTHSERGKRLFWLEGISDEYLEKVYSASTCLIAASYGEGFGLPLIEAAQHKLPIIARDIPVFREVAGEHAYYFENSKDPEVIADAVKFWLDLYKEDKHPKSDNMPWLTWKESASNLMNILLGKTAPYKLVQPDPFIGPGQELNFKSNKLRFSSWSTPEPDFRWSLGKQCSIYFIPGSYSFEGIVRCNFNTLGLQRIKLGLNKEVILDSEFNGIDLWFEARFSPDILCSGIENELLFELPDARMPDNGDKRVLGIALKKLIIV from the coding sequence ATGCGAATCGTTATTGACATGCAAGGAGCGCAATCAGAGAGTCGTTTTAGAGGTATCGGGCGCTATACCTTGTCTTTTGCTAAGGCAGTTGTTCGCCATCGGGGTGAACATGAAGTAATCCTTGCCCTTAATGGTTTGTTTTCGGACACCATTGAGCCTGTTCGTGCCGCCTTTGATGGCCTGTTACCTCAGGAAAATATCCGTGTATGGCAGGCACCTGGCCCCGTGCGAGAGCGGGAACCTGGAAATCACACCCGCCGTGAAATGGTAGAAAAAATTCGAGAGGCCTTTATAGCAAGTTTTCAACCCGATGTGATTCACATCTCCAGTCTCTTTGAAGGGTATGTGGATGATGCGGTAACAAGTATAAAGACATTTGACCCCATTACACCTGTAAGTGTGACGCTCCATGACTTGATTCCTTTGCTAAATCCAGATCATTATCTCAATCCAAATCCTGCTTATCGAGAGTATTATCTTCGCAAGATTAGCCATCTAAAGAAAGCTGATCTGCTTTTGGGTGTCTCTGAATCTTCCTGTCGTGAAGCTATTAAGTATTTAGATTTCGATCCTGCACGTGTAGTGCATGTGGGTGAAGCGAGCGGGGGGAATTTTCGTCTAATCGAGATTAAGCCATCTGATGAAAAGTCACTTCGGGACAGACTTGGTCTTCCAAAACCATTTTTGATGTATTTGAGCGCCTTTGATGAGCGAAAAAATCACCTTCGTCTTATCGAGGCTTGGGCGCGACTTCCGGAGTATGTCCGTAACCAGCACCAATTGACATTAGTTGGAGTGACCCCGGAGCATAAGGCGCGTTTTGAAAAATATGCCCAAAAGCTTGGTTTGCGGCAGAGTGACATAGTCATTCTAAGTTGGTTACCTGATGAGCAACTTCTTCTGCTTCTAAATCTGTGCAAAGCATTTGTGTTCCCCTCATGGCATGAGGGTTTTGACCTATTAGTACTTAAAGCCATGGAGTGTGGCAAAGCAGTAATTGCAAGTAATACTTCGAGCCTTCCCGAAGTGGTTGGTCGTGAGGATGCTCTTTTCGATCCTTTCGATGTGAAATCAATTGCTAGTAAAATCGAGCAAGTGCTGGCCGACGAAGACTTTCGCAAAGAACTCGAACGCCATGCTCTGGAGCAGGCGAAAAAATTTAGTTGGGATACCTGCGCGAAACGAGCATGGGAAGCGTGGGAATCACTTTTGCTCCGGAAAACCAGAATTATCAATGTTTCTAAACCACGGCCTCGGCTAGCATATGTTTCACCTCTACCGCCTGAACGATCTGGCATTGCAGATTACAGCGCAGAACTTATACCCGAAATTTCTCGCTTTTATGAAATTGACGTGGTCGTTGCTCAACGTGAGGTTCAAGATGACTATATTCGTGCCAACTGCTCTATACTTTCCGTGGAAGAATTTCGGAAAGTTGCCCATTCGTATGATCGAGTGCTTTACCATTTTGGAAATTCCGTTTTTCATAGCCACATGTTTGATTTGCTGGAAGAGATCCCCGGTGTAGTAGTGTTGCATGACTTTTTTCTTTCCGGTATTCAGGCACATAGAGATGTTCACGGCTGGTCACCTCATGCCTGGGCAAAAGCCTTGTATGCCAGTCATGGCTATAAAGCGGTGTGTGAACGCTACAAAGTAAATGACAAAGCCGAAGTTGTGTGGCGCTATCCTGCTAACTTACCAGTTTTGCAAGCTGCTTTGGGTATTATCGTTCACAGTGAATTTTCTCGAACTCTTGCAAGAAGGTGGTATGGCGATGAAGGTGTAAAAGATTGGGTGGTGATTCCCCTCCTACGCACCCCGGTGGAGAATATAGACCGTGACATAGCACGTCGAGCATTGGGATTTGGTTCTGATGATCTGCTCATCTGTTCTTTTGGGATGTTGGGACCCACCAAGCTTAACCATCGTTTGCTTGATGCCTGGTTGTCTTCAGAACTTGCTAAAGATCCCAAAGTTCACCTTGTATTTGTAGGGGAAAACCACGGTGGTGACTATGGACAACAACTTCTCCGCAAAATTGCCGCAAGCAGTGCTTCTGATCGAATCCGTATTACCGGCTGGGCAGAGCATGAGATCTATCGTCTTTATCTTGCTGCTGCTGACATCGGCGTGCAGTTGCGTGCCCTGTCCCGGGGCGAGACCTCCGGTACGGTTCTAGACTGCATGAATTATAGGTTGGCAACAGTCGTAAATGCCCATGGAAGCCTGGCTGAACTAGACCGAGAGGCGGTTTGGATGCTTCCTGATGAGTTTTCAGACGATGATCTGATTGAGGCACTTACCACACTAGCCCGGGATGCCGATAAACGCCATGCTTTGGGAATGAAGGCACAGGAGGTTATTCGCACACGTCATTCGCCTCGCCGATGTTCAGAACAGTATTATGAAGCCATAGAAGGATTTTATCAGCGAGCTCAGGTTGGGTTGACAGGGCTGGTCAACCACTTGGCAAAACAGCATATTTCTGAGAATGATTTGGTATGTGTTGCTACAAGCCTGGCAAGCAACTTTCCACCTGTGCCGCGGCGGCAATTGCTGGTAGACGTATCCGCACTGGTTCAGACTGATCTTAAAACAGGTATTGAACGTGTGACGCGCGCCATTTTACATGAGTGGCTAAATAACCCACCTGAAGGGTTTCAGGTAGAGCCGGTGTATGCCACGATAGAATCGCAAGGCTATCGATGTGCTCGCCGCTGGACAAGTCGGTTCTTGGGAATTCCAGAAGGCTGGGCTGAGGATACTCCGGTGGATGTCTGGGAGGGAGATGTGTTCATAGGGTTGGATTTTCATGCCCATGTTGTTCCAGCGCAACAAAAGTTTTTGCGAGAATGGCATAATAGGGGTGTACTAATTAGTTTTATTGTTCATGATTTGCTTCCGGTAACTATGCCTTGGGTTTTTCCAGAAGGATCTGGCATTGCTCATAGACGCTGGCTGGAGACGATTAGTGAGTTTGACATTGTGGTTTGTATATCTAGAGCTGTAGCCGATGAAATGGCTAGCTGGGTGACCTCTTATGGACCAAAGCGATACCGGCCTCTATTTATCTATTGTTCATACCATGGCGCAGACTTTCAGGGCTCTGTACCCACCACCGGTATGCCGCTGGATGCTGAGCAAGTTCTTGAAAAAATTCGCAGTCGCCCGAGCTTTTTGATGGTGGGAACTGTTGAACCCCGTAAGGGCTACCTGCAGACTTTAGCGGCATTTGACCAACTCTGGGATGAGAATGTTGATGTTAACCTGGTGATTGTGGGTAATGAGGGATGGAAGCCTTTGCCTGATCATATGCGGCGCGACATACCGGAGACCGTCAACAAGCTTCGCACCCATTCTGAGCGAGGCAAACGACTTTTCTGGCTGGAAGGCATAAGCGATGAATACCTGGAGAAGGTCTATTCTGCCAGCACCTGCCTGATTGCTGCTTCCTATGGCGAAGGGTTTGGTTTGCCGCTAATTGAGGCGGCACAGCACAAATTGCCTATAATTGCAAGAGATATACCGGTGTTTAGAGAGGTGGCAGGTGAGCATGCCTATTATTTTGAAAACAGTAAAGACCCTGAGGTGATTGCTGATGCCGTAAAATTTTGGCTTGATCTATATAAAGAAGATAAACATCCGAAATCAGACAATATGCCCTGGCTTACCTGGAAGGAGAGTGCCAGTAATCTAATGAATATATTGCTTGGAAAAACCGCGCCGTATAAGCTGGTTCAGCCTGATCCATTCATCGGACCAGGGCAGGAATTGAATTTCAAATCTAACAAACTGCGTTTTTCGTCCTGGAGCACACCTGAGCCTGATTTCAGATGGTCCTTGGGAAAACAATGCTCGATATACTTTATTCCCGGTTCATATTCTTTTGAGGGAATTGTTCGCTGTAATTTTAATACACTGGGGCTTCAGAGGATTAAGTTGGGTCTTAATAAAGAAGTTATACTGGATTCAGAGTTCAATGGAATAGATCTTTGGTTTGAAGCAAGATTTTCACCTGATATATTATGTTCTGGAATAGAAAACGAACTTTTGTTTGAACTACCCGATGCAAGAATGCCTGATAATGGGGATAAAAGAGTGCTTGGTATTGCCTTAAAAAAGTTGATAATCGTTTGA